A region from the Phycisphaerae bacterium genome encodes:
- the rnpA gene encoding ribonuclease P protein component — MNRTNDETWPKEQRLRKRAEFDRVYSARNSARQGELLVYVVANDLPFNRVGLSVGRRVGPAVRRNAVRRRLREAFRRNKQAFEMGWDIVVVALADTRATPDELVPRLVKLVVRASKKATGDGA; from the coding sequence ATGAACCGAACCAATGATGAAACCTGGCCGAAGGAGCAGCGGCTGCGCAAGCGGGCCGAGTTCGACCGCGTCTACTCCGCCCGGAACAGCGCTCGGCAGGGCGAACTGCTGGTCTATGTCGTGGCGAACGACTTGCCCTTCAATCGCGTGGGATTGAGCGTTGGCCGGCGCGTGGGACCGGCCGTGCGGAGGAACGCGGTCAGGCGCCGATTGCGCGAAGCGTTCCGACGGAACAAGCAGGCTTTCGAGATGGGATGGGATATCGTGGTGGTGGCGCTTGCCGACACCCGGGCGACACCGGACGAGCTTGTGCCGCGACTCGTTAAGCTCGTGGTGCGGGCGTCGAAGAAGGCAACGGGCGAC
- a CDS encoding CHRD domain-containing protein, with product MGNRHKLGGFALAVASLYAFPVHAQITPFNFVLEGSQEVPTPVVANSGGAASLLYDAATKTFDLDLFVVGIELSDLRGVGANSTPVHIHLAPPGTNGGIVVDLGFLGSFVDDPLGIRLKLDDAPLGGLQSGISSDPATVEAALFAGNLYVNVHTNDYPSGEIRGQIVPEPATLALLALGMGLVRWSGRGRPRIGVGGNHG from the coding sequence GTGGGAAATCGACACAAACTCGGGGGTTTCGCTCTGGCTGTGGCATCGCTGTATGCCTTTCCGGTTCATGCCCAGATTACGCCGTTTAACTTCGTGCTTGAAGGAAGCCAGGAGGTGCCGACGCCGGTGGTCGCAAACTCCGGCGGCGCGGCCAGCTTGCTCTACGACGCCGCGACGAAGACCTTTGACCTCGACCTTTTCGTCGTGGGCATCGAGCTGAGCGACCTCCGTGGAGTGGGCGCGAACTCGACGCCGGTGCACATTCACCTCGCTCCGCCCGGCACGAACGGCGGCATCGTTGTTGACCTCGGATTCCTTGGCTCGTTCGTAGACGATCCGTTGGGAATTCGCCTCAAGCTGGATGACGCCCCACTCGGTGGCTTGCAGAGCGGCATCTCGTCCGACCCGGCTACGGTGGAGGCAGCGCTCTTTGCGGGAAATTTGTACGTGAACGTGCACACCAACGACTACCCGTCAGGGGAGATCCGCGGGCAGATCGTGCCCGAACCGGCTACGCTCGCGCTTCTGGCATTGGGGATGGGCTTGGTCCGCTGGTCAGGTCGGGGACGACCGCGGATCGGCGTCGGCGGGAATCACGGGTGA
- a CDS encoding PEP-CTERM sorting domain-containing protein (PEP-CTERM proteins occur, often in large numbers, in the proteomes of bacteria that also encode an exosortase, a predicted intramembrane cysteine proteinase. The presence of a PEP-CTERM domain at a protein's C-terminus predicts cleavage within the sorting domain, followed by covalent anchoring to some some component of the (usually Gram-negative) cell surface. Many PEP-CTERM proteins exhibit an unusual sequence composition that includes large numbers of potential glycosylation sites. Expression of one such protein has been shown restore the ability of a bacterium to form floc, a type of biofilm.): MPPFARPAARLFPAIIGTATCIAASPALAGPQMFISDSTNTLWRLALDTGQADRVGETAGLFSDITFTPDGRLYGVTFDYLYEIDPETGWSTLIGRHGFSNRPTNYGIDALAAFGDGTLYAAGNDVLITIDPLTGQGTRVGSLGGHRSAGDLTFDDTGRLLMPTDLGLLVSVHLDGSGADVIGSIPYRDIFAIGTIDDGTVYGIRSNNQIVTIDPDTGAAQPGPFIHADQLIGRAWGGSVPNVHFPEPATAALLLLGAAVLVFARQHRTAA; encoded by the coding sequence ATGCCGCCCTTCGCGCGTCCCGCGGCTCGTCTATTCCCGGCGATTATTGGAACCGCCACCTGTATCGCCGCGTCACCGGCGCTGGCCGGTCCGCAGATGTTCATCTCCGATTCGACCAACACGCTATGGCGGTTGGCGCTCGACACCGGGCAGGCCGACCGTGTGGGCGAAACCGCCGGGCTGTTTTCGGACATTACCTTCACGCCCGACGGCCGGCTCTACGGCGTCACCTTCGATTACCTCTACGAGATCGATCCGGAGACGGGCTGGAGCACACTCATCGGACGGCATGGGTTCAGCAACCGCCCGACCAACTACGGAATCGACGCCCTTGCCGCGTTCGGCGACGGAACACTGTATGCCGCGGGCAACGACGTCCTCATCACCATTGATCCACTCACGGGACAGGGCACGCGCGTCGGATCCCTCGGCGGACACCGATCGGCCGGTGACCTGACCTTCGACGACACCGGACGCCTGCTCATGCCCACCGATCTGGGCCTGCTCGTCAGCGTCCACCTCGACGGCAGCGGCGCCGACGTCATCGGCTCGATTCCCTACCGTGACATATTCGCCATCGGCACGATCGACGACGGAACGGTCTACGGCATTCGTTCCAACAACCAGATCGTGACGATCGACCCCGACACCGGCGCCGCCCAACCGGGCCCCTTCATTCACGCCGACCAGCTCATCGGGCGAGCCTGGGGCGGATCGGTTCCCAACGTTCACTTCCCCGAACCGGCAACGGCAGCCCTCCTCCTTCTCGGCGCGGCCGTCCTAGTCTTCGCACGACAACACCGCACAGCGGCGTAA
- a CDS encoding TIGR01777 family oxidoreductase produces the protein MKVVIPGGSGQVGSILVRALRTDGHEVIVLARDLRGRDGFVYWDGRTIGPWAEVLDGADVVINLAGRNVNCRYNKTNRDQILRSRVDSTRVVGEAIHQAARPPRVWLQASTATIYAHRYDAPNDEASGIIGGGEHGASPSWDFSIEVAKAWERTVDEADVPHTRRVKLRSAMVMSPDRGGIFDTLLGLVRKGLGGKSGDGRQFVSWVHYEDFIRAIYWLIDRDDVDGVVNIASPHPLANAEFMRAIRNAWGTRLGLPATRWMLEVGAVFLRTETELILKSRRVVPGRLLELGFDFHQPTWPEAACDLCRRWREWAMR, from the coding sequence ATGAAAGTCGTCATTCCCGGAGGTTCAGGGCAGGTCGGCTCGATTCTCGTTCGAGCGCTGCGCACCGACGGTCACGAAGTGATCGTGCTCGCCCGGGATCTACGAGGGCGGGACGGATTCGTGTACTGGGACGGCAGGACCATCGGTCCGTGGGCCGAGGTGCTGGACGGGGCCGACGTGGTCATCAACCTTGCGGGTCGTAACGTCAACTGTCGTTACAACAAGACCAATCGAGATCAGATCCTCCGTTCGCGCGTCGACTCCACGCGCGTCGTCGGCGAGGCAATTCACCAAGCCGCCCGCCCGCCGCGCGTCTGGCTACAGGCGAGCACGGCCACCATTTACGCCCATCGATACGACGCCCCCAATGATGAAGCGAGCGGAATCATCGGCGGCGGCGAGCACGGTGCCAGTCCGTCGTGGGATTTCAGCATCGAAGTAGCCAAGGCATGGGAGCGTACGGTCGACGAGGCCGACGTCCCTCACACGCGCCGCGTGAAGCTCCGGTCGGCCATGGTCATGAGCCCCGACCGTGGCGGCATTTTCGACACGCTCCTCGGTCTGGTCCGGAAGGGGCTCGGGGGGAAATCCGGCGACGGCCGCCAGTTCGTCTCGTGGGTCCATTACGAAGATTTCATCCGAGCGATTTACTGGCTGATCGATCGGGATGACGTCGACGGCGTGGTCAATATCGCCTCCCCGCACCCGCTGGCCAATGCGGAGTTCATGCGCGCGATTCGCAATGCCTGGGGTACTCGGCTCGGACTGCCCGCGACGCGCTGGATGCTGGAAGTCGGGGCCGTGTTCCTGCGGACCGAGACGGAACTGATCCTCAAGAGCCGCCGCGTAGTGCCCGGCCGACTTCTCGAATTGGGCTTCGATTTTCATCAACCCACCTGGCCCGAAGCGGCGTGTGATCTTTGCCGCAGGTGGCGGGAATGGGCTATGCGTTGA
- a CDS encoding TetR/AcrR family transcriptional regulator — MPRPSQIDDQRRRLTPIVAGAFAKLGYRRTTTAELARRCGVRENILYRLWEDKRTMFVASIEYVYALSAEVWGRLLAEADDGRHPAQRLLEYEAAHHGESGLQRLIFAGLSESDDPVIRDALAAMYRRFHRFISGQVADYRGAKGSERGPDAATTAWAVIGLGTLSNIAQELNLLPPVRRKRFIAETGKLLIEGRPTG, encoded by the coding sequence ATGCCGCGACCCAGCCAGATTGACGATCAACGCCGCCGGCTCACGCCCATCGTGGCCGGTGCGTTCGCAAAGCTGGGCTATCGGCGGACGACGACCGCCGAGCTCGCCCGGCGGTGCGGCGTGCGGGAAAACATCCTCTACCGCCTCTGGGAAGACAAGCGGACCATGTTCGTGGCCTCGATCGAATACGTATACGCGCTCTCGGCCGAAGTCTGGGGTCGACTGCTCGCAGAGGCTGACGACGGGCGACATCCCGCACAGCGACTGCTGGAATACGAGGCCGCTCACCACGGCGAATCCGGCTTGCAGCGCCTGATCTTCGCCGGACTCAGCGAGTCGGACGACCCCGTGATCCGCGATGCCCTGGCCGCGATGTACCGTCGCTTTCACCGATTCATCAGCGGGCAGGTGGCGGACTATCGCGGGGCGAAGGGAAGCGAGCGCGGGCCGGACGCCGCAACAACCGCCTGGGCCGTCATCGGACTCGGAACGCTGTCCAACATCGCCCAGGAACTGAACCTCCTGCCGCCGGTGCGTAGGAAGCGCTTCATCGCCGAGACGGGGAAGCTCCTGATCGAGGGCCGGCCGACGGGCTGA
- a CDS encoding nuclear transport factor 2 family protein: MDRGSVVPNLAIEIQRFIESFDRCWVEGRTGDLREFLHPDVVFTGPNFQRLAAGADACIKSYEDFLAYAKVHTFESRDFAIHITGTTAVVTYAWTIDYEPPDGRRRETGRDLLVLTRESGSWLITWRCQQPD; the protein is encoded by the coding sequence TTGGACCGTGGATCAGTGGTCCCCAATCTGGCTATCGAGATCCAACGATTTATCGAATCCTTCGACCGTTGCTGGGTCGAGGGGCGCACGGGCGATCTGCGCGAATTTCTTCATCCTGACGTCGTCTTCACCGGGCCGAATTTCCAACGTTTGGCCGCCGGCGCTGATGCCTGCATCAAGAGCTACGAAGATTTCCTTGCCTACGCCAAGGTGCACACCTTCGAATCTCGCGACTTCGCCATCCACATCACCGGCACCACGGCCGTCGTCACCTATGCGTGGACCATTGACTACGAGCCGCCCGACGGCCGCCGCCGCGAGACCGGCCGCGACCTCCTCGTCCTGACGCGGGAATCGGGCTCGTGGCTCATCACTTGGCGCTGCCAGCAGCCGGACTAG
- a CDS encoding DUF1015 domain-containing protein encodes MLEVNPFPAIRYNFERFNRDLSALLAPPYDVLDKEDKNALINKSEYNIVTVDLPHIPPKSAGPPDAYAFSAKLLQGWIEEGVMVRENEPALYVYHQEFEHGGQKHTRRMLIARVRLQPFSEGVILPHEQTFGGPKEDRLALTKATHCNVSPIFGLYADPEDKIGQAFAAASGEKPHATGTLDNVENRLWIVTDKGTIKAVSKFFADKRIYIADGHHRYGTALNFREWLTTEQRSLAKDHPANYVMFVLASMDDPGCLILPYNRVLGGVDLKSVSEAWKEGTEVADGGLSDLTLHEGATDQEIHLRFTARDKLRELEKDQVEAWYELDAAYLHRYLIDELLRAHLGEAAKVHYVKSAEDARKTAREENGVALLMNATPMAHLRAVSEQGGLMPQKSTYFYPKLATGLTINPLG; translated from the coding sequence ATGCTCGAAGTCAATCCGTTTCCAGCCATCCGTTATAACTTCGAGCGCTTCAACCGCGATCTCTCCGCCCTGCTCGCTCCGCCCTACGACGTTCTCGACAAGGAGGACAAGAACGCCCTTATCAACAAGAGCGAGTACAATATCGTCACGGTCGATCTGCCGCACATTCCCCCGAAATCCGCCGGCCCGCCCGACGCCTACGCTTTCTCCGCCAAGCTCCTCCAGGGGTGGATCGAGGAGGGCGTCATGGTTCGCGAAAATGAACCCGCCCTGTACGTCTATCACCAGGAGTTCGAACACGGCGGGCAGAAGCACACGCGGCGGATGTTGATCGCCCGCGTACGATTGCAGCCGTTTTCCGAAGGTGTGATCCTGCCGCACGAGCAGACCTTCGGCGGCCCGAAGGAAGATCGCCTCGCCCTCACCAAGGCCACCCACTGCAACGTCTCCCCCATCTTCGGGCTCTACGCCGATCCGGAAGACAAGATCGGCCAGGCCTTTGCCGCGGCCTCGGGCGAAAAACCCCACGCCACGGGCACCCTCGACAATGTGGAGAACCGGCTGTGGATCGTCACCGACAAGGGCACGATCAAGGCTGTGTCGAAGTTCTTCGCCGACAAGCGTATCTACATCGCCGACGGCCACCATCGCTACGGCACGGCGCTGAACTTCCGCGAGTGGCTGACGACGGAGCAGCGATCCCTCGCCAAGGACCACCCGGCCAACTACGTCATGTTCGTGCTGGCGAGCATGGACGACCCCGGCTGCCTGATCCTCCCCTACAACCGTGTGCTCGGCGGCGTCGACCTCAAGTCGGTGTCCGAGGCCTGGAAAGAGGGAACGGAAGTCGCCGACGGCGGGCTATCCGACCTGACGCTGCACGAGGGTGCGACCGATCAGGAGATTCATCTGCGCTTTACGGCACGGGATAAGCTTCGCGAACTGGAGAAGGACCAGGTCGAGGCGTGGTACGAGCTCGACGCGGCCTACCTGCACCGCTATCTCATTGACGAATTGCTGCGAGCACACCTCGGCGAGGCGGCCAAGGTCCACTACGTAAAGTCGGCCGAGGACGCCCGCAAGACCGCCCGCGAGGAGAACGGCGTCGCCCTGCTCATGAACGCCACGCCCATGGCCCACCTGCGGGCGGTGAGCGAACAGGGCGGCCTGATGCCGCAAAAGAGCACATACTTCTACCCCAAACTGGCGACAGGATTGACGATCAATCCGCTGGGGTAG
- a CDS encoding toxin-antitoxin system YwqK family antitoxin → MKRTLVLQRALVSAMIMGASWTVALGQLPPGIGGKVPEAQPPDTSACDGKPVLVIQEKYPDGAVSVSREVVETEDGEYIDHGATLHYWPDGAARGEFHFICGVRHGPRLTWYQNGQPWTKGAYYHGQEDGTWTMWYPDGNKSREFTVRRGTWDGLYELWFPDGKKRMTVLFVDGLRQGPQDVWDEEGRLISHVDYVDNVPQPTP, encoded by the coding sequence ATGAAACGAACATTGGTTCTCCAACGTGCCTTGGTATCGGCAATGATCATGGGAGCGAGCTGGACGGTCGCGCTGGGACAGTTACCTCCCGGAATCGGCGGCAAAGTTCCCGAGGCCCAGCCTCCCGACACCTCGGCCTGCGACGGCAAGCCGGTCCTTGTCATTCAGGAGAAGTATCCGGACGGGGCGGTTTCCGTCAGCCGCGAGGTCGTGGAGACGGAAGACGGCGAATACATCGATCACGGCGCCACGTTACATTACTGGCCCGACGGTGCGGCCCGGGGGGAGTTTCACTTTATTTGCGGTGTCCGCCACGGGCCGCGGCTGACCTGGTATCAGAACGGCCAACCCTGGACCAAGGGCGCTTACTACCACGGCCAGGAGGATGGAACCTGGACGATGTGGTACCCGGACGGCAATAAGAGCCGGGAGTTCACCGTACGCCGTGGCACATGGGATGGGCTGTACGAGCTTTGGTTCCCCGACGGCAAGAAGCGAATGACGGTCCTGTTCGTGGACGGACTGAGGCAGGGTCCGCAGGACGTGTGGGACGAAGAGGGGCGCCTCATCAGCCACGTCGACTACGTGGACAACGTACCGCAACCAACGCCGTGA
- a CDS encoding NF038122 family metalloprotease, with protein MFDLKRRLVPTALLAGLFSAANVAFGGDTVPAETAQRFVIAPDLGVVVESRPDAPAVLRATGRQVDLESQTLWHYMCGSAPDDADLQELRDIAIQASVTADTQPPTRLLSLGRSPLAAGTGLDIVWSVQGSIPTEAATALETVAQYIESKFSDDVTVTINISMFDFGNPNVIGSTGSNYVTVTYPDARDGLVADMDGNDEIQAFLPLGTTVPVRYDGASTTVTAETRVFATRANFNAGMGTTGGSAASMQFNTGFAFDYDPSNGVPGNRMCFQSVAAHEVGHALGFTSGVDFRFNDIEVLDLYRFQWTDGADDYNPDNTGEFQTTTRTASFNSPNDDAISDIIVAEHRMADGSPDQASHFRSGWPAIMDPNLAFGQTFYPEFYREADTDMFDAIGWDYPKIIIPAPITVPPPEGTFKNRYLTFAPGNQVEPVAFQLELVTGPGLPGVLGWIDAPDASGISRVVDAPVIRNWTETVVQVADCEIVPAATYLLRSTPDLVLFSNDLPLQTVLAPSDGRFWGDVVGSFDSIAQEWTGPDQNVTGQDIVAVLQRFQVKPSAPPLTWVDIHPQVPDGAANGPDILQVVNAFSLKPYPFVAPSDCP; from the coding sequence ATGTTTGACCTGAAACGGCGGTTGGTCCCGACGGCCTTGTTGGCAGGACTTTTTTCCGCCGCGAACGTGGCCTTCGGTGGCGATACCGTTCCCGCTGAAACCGCACAGCGATTCGTCATTGCCCCGGATCTGGGTGTTGTTGTCGAGTCGCGGCCCGACGCACCCGCGGTCCTCCGTGCTACCGGCCGACAGGTCGATTTGGAATCCCAGACGCTCTGGCACTACATGTGCGGAAGCGCTCCCGACGATGCGGATCTGCAAGAACTCCGCGACATCGCTATCCAGGCGAGTGTGACCGCGGACACGCAACCGCCGACGCGCTTGCTGAGCCTCGGGCGGTCCCCGCTGGCTGCCGGTACCGGTTTGGACATTGTCTGGAGCGTCCAGGGTTCGATACCGACCGAGGCGGCCACGGCGCTGGAAACGGTGGCGCAGTACATCGAGAGCAAGTTCTCCGACGATGTAACGGTCACCATCAACATTTCCATGTTCGATTTCGGCAATCCCAACGTGATCGGTTCGACAGGCAGCAATTACGTCACGGTAACGTATCCCGATGCGCGTGACGGACTTGTCGCCGACATGGACGGCAATGACGAGATCCAGGCATTCTTGCCCCTGGGTACCACCGTTCCCGTTCGCTACGATGGCGCCAGCACCACGGTGACCGCTGAAACCCGCGTCTTTGCGACCCGAGCGAATTTCAACGCGGGCATGGGAACCACCGGGGGGTCCGCGGCGTCGATGCAGTTCAACACGGGCTTCGCTTTCGATTATGACCCATCGAACGGCGTGCCGGGGAATCGGATGTGCTTCCAGTCCGTCGCGGCCCACGAGGTCGGTCACGCCCTCGGCTTCACCTCGGGTGTGGATTTCCGCTTCAACGATATCGAAGTTCTCGACTTGTACCGGTTCCAATGGACGGATGGTGCGGACGACTACAACCCCGATAACACCGGCGAGTTCCAGACGACGACGCGCACGGCTAGCTTCAACTCCCCGAACGACGACGCCATTTCAGATATCATCGTGGCCGAACACCGCATGGCCGACGGTTCGCCGGATCAGGCGAGCCACTTCCGCAGCGGTTGGCCTGCGATCATGGATCCCAACCTGGCTTTCGGGCAGACGTTCTATCCCGAGTTCTATCGCGAGGCCGACACCGACATGTTCGATGCCATCGGCTGGGACTATCCGAAGATCATCATCCCCGCGCCGATTACCGTGCCTCCGCCGGAAGGAACCTTCAAGAACCGCTACCTGACTTTTGCCCCGGGCAACCAGGTCGAGCCGGTGGCATTCCAGTTGGAGCTGGTGACGGGTCCCGGACTACCCGGCGTACTGGGATGGATTGATGCTCCCGATGCCTCCGGCATCTCCCGCGTCGTGGATGCGCCGGTGATCCGCAATTGGACGGAAACCGTGGTGCAAGTCGCCGACTGCGAGATCGTGCCGGCCGCCACCTACTTGCTTCGTTCAACGCCTGATCTGGTGCTGTTCTCCAATGACCTGCCGCTTCAGACCGTTCTTGCGCCCTCGGACGGCCGGTTCTGGGGCGATGTGGTCGGGTCGTTCGACAGCATCGCCCAGGAGTGGACGGGCCCCGACCAGAACGTGACCGGTCAGGATATTGTTGCGGTTCTCCAGCGATTCCAGGTCAAGCCGTCGGCCCCGCCCCTTACGTGGGTCGACATTCATCCGCAGGTTCCCGACGGCGCGGCCAACGGGCCCGACATTCTCCAGGTCGTCAACGCCTTCAGCCTGAAGCCTTATCCGTTCGTTGCGCCGAGCGATTGCCCGTAA
- a CDS encoding PQQ-binding-like beta-propeller repeat protein yields MRSSLRQLAGVALVAVGWAASAHADWPNFRGPNYDGISPETGFKKDWDQPIPVLWSREIGSGFSSFATVGDRLYTAGTKEKQQVVYCLNANTGETIWEKPFEPQYKEAVGGDGPRATPTVDENRVYMLGALGTLICLDSESGAEIWQTKFNHVPQWGYSGSVLIEGDLAISSGGKDDGALVAFDKRTGKQVWKTGDDPAGYATPYPFSFEGTRYIVGFTGDSAIIVEASTGREVWRTEWKTDWDVNAAAPVYHDGHLFLSSGYKTGCALFKLTKTGHGLSANEVWRSKDFMNKFQSCILFKGNLYTSDQNALHCADFLTGKERWREKRLEGKRTKHGTLILADEHLIYLMENGTLLIGKADPKAFEARTKTDILDGRCWTVPVLHRDKLYARNLERLVCLDLRGS; encoded by the coding sequence ATGAGATCTTCCTTGAGACAACTCGCGGGCGTGGCATTGGTGGCGGTTGGATGGGCGGCATCGGCCCACGCCGATTGGCCCAATTTCCGGGGACCCAACTACGACGGCATCTCGCCGGAGACGGGGTTCAAGAAGGATTGGGACCAACCGATCCCGGTCCTGTGGTCGCGCGAGATCGGCTCGGGATTCAGTTCTTTTGCGACCGTGGGCGATCGCCTTTACACCGCCGGCACGAAGGAGAAGCAGCAGGTGGTCTACTGCCTCAATGCGAACACCGGCGAGACCATCTGGGAGAAGCCCTTCGAACCCCAATACAAGGAGGCGGTGGGCGGCGACGGGCCGCGGGCGACGCCGACGGTAGACGAGAACCGTGTGTACATGCTCGGCGCCCTGGGCACGCTGATCTGTCTGGACAGTGAGTCGGGCGCGGAAATCTGGCAAACGAAGTTCAATCACGTTCCGCAGTGGGGATACAGCGGCTCCGTCCTGATCGAGGGCGATCTGGCCATCTCGTCGGGCGGCAAAGATGACGGTGCACTCGTCGCGTTCGACAAGCGCACCGGCAAGCAGGTCTGGAAGACCGGCGACGACCCGGCCGGCTACGCCACACCGTATCCCTTCTCATTCGAGGGAACCCGCTACATCGTCGGATTCACCGGTGATTCGGCCATCATTGTCGAGGCGTCCACGGGCCGCGAAGTATGGCGAACGGAGTGGAAAACGGACTGGGACGTCAACGCCGCGGCGCCCGTTTACCACGACGGCCATCTGTTTCTGAGCTCCGGCTACAAGACCGGTTGCGCGCTTTTCAAGCTCACCAAGACGGGCCACGGGCTGTCCGCCAACGAAGTTTGGCGCAGCAAGGACTTCATGAACAAGTTCCAGTCCTGCATCCTGTTCAAAGGGAACCTCTACACGAGTGACCAGAACGCCCTGCACTGTGCCGATTTCCTGACCGGAAAGGAACGGTGGCGGGAGAAGCGGCTGGAAGGCAAGCGAACCAAGCACGGAACACTGATCCTGGCCGACGAACACCTGATTTACCTCATGGAAAACGGCACGCTGCTCATCGGCAAGGCCGACCCCAAGGCATTCGAGGCCCGGACGAAAACGGATATTCTTGACGGGCGCTGCTGGACGGTGCCCGTGCTGCACCGCGACAAGCTGTATGCCCGCAACCTCGAACGACTGGTCTGCCTCGATCTGCGGGGATCCTGA
- a CDS encoding AAA family ATPase: protein MRTITIANQKGGCGKTTVAINLAATLAQEGRRVLLIDLDPQGHCALGTAVPEDQVELSVLELVSQHLEGDPVELSRVTWQIADNLDLAPARANLATLEPRLGQREDADIALRDILAANVNRYDYAVIDCPPHLGMLMRSGLFAADEVIIPVDTGYFALHGLTRQLTTIEELCERRGLRPGVRILANQYDVRTKLAREVLAELRSRFKGTVYDTIVNFNTKLKEGVSYGQPITEFAPHSMGARDFQKLAREIIAAEPTKAPSSDLLQHVERLAADAERLLATTTTLVDGRHGEESPRSEQKEPGTAAPREAVTSGTPSPADIVAATSARVLTTPAPSIPASPLIHRRTESEKSGRELPAKAGRPAPSRDNGDLYHEKIARKIEDVYGVRQEGEVLVFRTRQPEASEVQLAGDFNDWMPHTTPMQRLHNGDFEVRLRLPRGHYRYRLVVDGRWSHDTQNPANETNEYGELNSLVDVRM, encoded by the coding sequence GTGAGAACGATCACGATCGCCAATCAGAAGGGCGGATGTGGCAAGACCACCGTCGCCATCAACCTCGCGGCAACGCTGGCCCAGGAGGGGCGGCGCGTGCTGCTGATCGACCTCGATCCTCAGGGCCACTGCGCCCTGGGAACGGCCGTTCCCGAGGATCAGGTGGAACTGTCCGTTCTGGAGTTGGTCTCGCAGCATCTGGAAGGCGACCCCGTGGAGCTGTCCCGGGTTACCTGGCAGATCGCTGACAACCTCGACCTGGCGCCGGCGCGAGCCAATCTGGCCACACTGGAGCCGCGACTCGGACAGCGTGAGGATGCCGACATCGCCCTGCGGGACATCCTGGCTGCCAATGTCAACCGTTACGACTACGCGGTGATCGACTGCCCCCCGCACCTGGGAATGCTCATGCGCAGCGGACTATTCGCCGCGGACGAGGTCATCATCCCCGTTGATACCGGCTACTTCGCGCTGCACGGCCTCACGCGGCAGTTGACAACCATCGAGGAGCTCTGCGAGCGGCGCGGACTGCGCCCCGGCGTGCGGATTCTCGCCAACCAGTACGACGTGCGTACCAAGCTGGCGCGGGAGGTCCTGGCCGAGCTGCGTTCGCGGTTCAAAGGCACCGTGTATGACACGATTGTCAATTTCAACACGAAGCTCAAGGAAGGCGTAAGCTACGGACAACCGATTACCGAATTCGCTCCGCACAGCATGGGCGCGCGGGATTTCCAGAAGCTGGCGCGGGAGATCATCGCGGCCGAGCCCACCAAGGCTCCGAGCAGCGATCTGCTCCAGCATGTCGAGCGCCTGGCAGCGGACGCTGAGCGACTGCTTGCCACCACCACGACCCTTGTGGACGGCCGTCACGGCGAAGAATCGCCCCGATCCGAGCAGAAAGAACCCGGCACCGCGGCGCCCAGGGAGGCGGTTACGTCGGGAACGCCCTCTCCGGCGGATATCGTCGCGGCCACGAGCGCCCGTGTTTTGACCACTCCGGCTCCGAGCATTCCCGCGTCGCCCCTGATTCACCGCAGGACGGAATCGGAAAAGTCCGGACGGGAGCTGCCCGCGAAGGCCGGCCGTCCGGCGCCGTCGCGCGACAACGGCGACCTGTATCACGAGAAGATTGCGCGGAAGATCGAAGACGTCTACGGCGTCCGCCAGGAAGGGGAGGTGCTGGTGTTCCGTACGCGCCAGCCCGAGGCCTCCGAGGTGCAACTGGCCGGTGACTTCAACGACTGGATGCCGCACACGACGCCCATGCAGCGCCTCCACAACGGGGACTTCGAGGTCCGCCTGCGGCTCCCCAGGGGGCACTATCGCTACCGGCTGGTGGTGGATGGGCGCTGGTCGCACGATACCCAAAACCCGGCCAACGAGACGAACGAATACGGCGAGCTCAACTCGCTGGTGGATGTTCGGATGTAG